The following proteins are encoded in a genomic region of Cellulomonas sp. ES6:
- a CDS encoding shikimate kinase, translating into MQPRPAPHAAAQPPLPEHGPLLVLCGPMGSGKTSVGQALARRWSVELRDTDDDVEQRAGVTIADIFLAEGEDAFRQREHEAVEAALAEHRGVLALGGGAPLRQDTQEELAAYVAGGGIVVFLDVSIEYAAPRVGLDDSRPLLMGNPRQRWIDIMRERREVYESVSTLRTLTDGMTAAEVAKEIERRLRVAARERAEHAGHAKHGPHSGERH; encoded by the coding sequence ATGCAGCCCCGCCCCGCCCCGCACGCCGCCGCACAGCCCCCGCTGCCCGAGCACGGCCCGCTCCTGGTGCTCTGCGGCCCGATGGGGTCCGGCAAGACCTCCGTCGGGCAGGCGCTCGCCCGGCGCTGGTCGGTCGAGCTGCGCGACACCGACGACGACGTCGAGCAGCGGGCCGGCGTCACCATCGCCGACATCTTCCTCGCCGAGGGCGAGGACGCGTTCCGCCAGCGCGAGCACGAGGCCGTCGAGGCCGCCCTCGCCGAGCACCGGGGCGTCCTCGCCCTCGGCGGCGGCGCACCGCTGCGCCAGGACACCCAGGAGGAGCTCGCCGCGTACGTCGCGGGCGGCGGCATCGTGGTGTTCCTCGACGTCAGCATCGAGTACGCGGCGCCCCGCGTCGGGCTCGACGACTCCCGGCCGCTGCTGATGGGCAACCCCCGGCAGCGGTGGATCGACATCATGCGCGAGCGCCGGGAGGTCTACGAGTCCGTCTCGACCCTCCGCACGCTCACCGACGGCATGACCGCCGCCGAGGTCGCCAAGGAGATCGAGCGCCGGCTGCGCGTTGCCGCCCGGGAGCGCGCGGAGCACGCCGGGCACGCCAAGCACGGCCCGCACTCCGGCGAGCGTCACTAG
- a CDS encoding resuscitation-promoting factor: MTSLLRRARMRLAATPATLRTRVVSNTTDPGTTDQEPTAERRTRRGRVRLIGAATAVVVLATGGIAVADAHKTVTLDVDGVSTTVSTFAGSVDGLLAEQDLELGARDTVSPAGALSDGVDVVVRHARQVTVQADGEQATVWTTALTADEALEMLATRGDDVRLVASRSTAGGRPDLSLDLTLDGPADVVVDGTTLTVPDGSTTVADALDRLDVELQPLDRVSVRHRDDRVTVVVNRVVVEDVTTTSEVPFDAVEQDDPALYVGQSKVTTAGVPGVRTVIERVTTVDGKETGRDLLSDEVTQAPVAQVTNVGTTKRPVVAAPSTPSTPAVGGGDAAGLNWGALAACESGGNPTAVSASGTYHGLYQFSVATWQAVGGAGLPSEASADEQTARAQMLYNRSGAGQWPHCGPRLFS; the protein is encoded by the coding sequence GTGACCTCCCTCCTCCGTCGCGCCCGCATGCGCCTCGCAGCCACGCCCGCCACCCTCCGCACCCGCGTCGTGTCCAACACGACGGACCCCGGGACCACGGACCAGGAGCCGACCGCCGAGCGCCGGACGCGCCGGGGTCGTGTGCGCCTCATCGGTGCCGCGACCGCCGTGGTCGTGCTGGCCACCGGCGGCATCGCCGTCGCCGACGCCCACAAGACCGTCACCCTCGACGTGGACGGCGTGAGCACCACCGTCTCCACGTTCGCGGGCAGCGTCGACGGCCTCCTCGCCGAGCAGGACCTCGAGCTCGGCGCCCGTGACACCGTCAGCCCTGCCGGGGCCCTGAGCGACGGCGTCGACGTCGTCGTCCGGCACGCCCGCCAGGTGACCGTGCAGGCGGACGGCGAGCAGGCGACGGTCTGGACGACCGCGCTGACCGCCGACGAGGCGCTCGAGATGCTCGCCACCCGCGGCGACGACGTGCGCCTCGTGGCGTCGCGCTCCACCGCGGGCGGCCGCCCCGACCTGTCGCTGGACCTCACGCTGGACGGCCCGGCCGACGTGGTCGTGGACGGCACGACCCTCACGGTCCCCGACGGCAGCACCACGGTCGCCGACGCGCTCGACCGCCTGGACGTCGAGCTCCAGCCGCTGGACCGCGTGAGCGTGCGCCACCGGGACGACCGCGTGACGGTCGTCGTGAACCGCGTGGTCGTCGAGGACGTCACCACCACGAGCGAGGTGCCGTTCGACGCCGTCGAGCAGGACGACCCGGCGCTGTACGTCGGCCAGTCGAAGGTCACCACCGCGGGCGTGCCCGGCGTGCGGACCGTCATCGAGCGGGTCACGACCGTGGACGGCAAGGAGACGGGGCGCGACCTGCTCTCCGACGAGGTCACGCAGGCGCCCGTCGCGCAGGTGACGAACGTCGGGACCACGAAGCGCCCGGTCGTCGCGGCGCCGAGCACCCCGAGCACCCCCGCGGTCGGCGGCGGCGACGCGGCCGGCCTGAACTGGGGCGCCCTCGCGGCGTGCGAGTCGGGCGGCAACCCCACCGCGGTCTCCGCGAGCGGGACGTACCACGGCCTGTACCAGTTCTCGGTCGCCACCTGGCAGGCCGTCGGTGGCGCGGGCCTGCCCTCGGAGGCCTCGGCCGACGAGCAGACCGCGCGGGCGCAGATGCTGTACAACCGCTCCGGCGCCGGCCAGTGGCCGCACTGCGGGCCGCGGCTGTTCTCCTGA
- a CDS encoding head GIN domain-containing protein: MRRRTAGAVALGAVAAVALGGCVASAGPSETREVEVGDVHAVDLGTGGELTVRRGDRAGLTITAGARTQDRLVVRERDGVLLLEADSRPFGGLGDVEYELVLPRVDEVAVSGSGDVELADVTGERLRVLVEGSGSVSASGVDADRVDVTIEGSGGVELSGRAGAANLSIEGSGDLDLEDLRLEEANVSVEGSGDVEVSVRDRLAVSISGSGTVSYTGDPRVEQDVSGSGSVERG, translated from the coding sequence GTGCGGCGCCGGACGGCCGGCGCGGTGGCGCTCGGGGCGGTCGCCGCGGTCGCGCTCGGCGGGTGCGTGGCGTCCGCCGGACCGAGCGAGACCCGGGAGGTCGAGGTCGGGGACGTCCACGCCGTGGACCTCGGCACGGGTGGCGAGCTCACCGTGCGGCGCGGCGACCGGGCCGGCCTCACCATCACGGCCGGCGCGCGCACGCAGGACCGGCTGGTCGTCCGCGAGCGCGACGGCGTGCTGCTCCTGGAGGCGGACAGCCGGCCGTTCGGCGGCCTCGGGGACGTCGAGTACGAGCTCGTCCTGCCCCGGGTCGACGAGGTGGCGGTGTCCGGCTCGGGCGACGTCGAGCTGGCCGACGTCACGGGTGAGCGGCTCCGGGTGCTGGTCGAGGGCTCGGGCAGCGTGTCCGCGTCCGGCGTGGACGCCGACCGGGTGGACGTGACGATCGAGGGCTCCGGCGGTGTCGAGCTGTCCGGCCGGGCGGGTGCGGCCAACCTGAGCATCGAGGGCTCCGGCGACCTGGACCTGGAGGACCTCCGGCTGGAGGAGGCGAACGTGTCGGTCGAGGGCTCCGGCGACGTCGAGGTCAGCGTGCGGGACCGGCTCGCCGTGTCGATCAGCGGCTCCGGGACCGTGAGCTACACCGGCGACCCGCGGGTCGAGCAGGACGTCTCGGGGTCCGGCTCGGTCGAGCGCGGCTGA
- a CDS encoding 4-(cytidine 5'-diphospho)-2-C-methyl-D-erythritol kinase — protein MTDLRLAPRTGREVRVRAPGKVNLSLRVGPRRPDGYHPLSTVFQAVSVYEDVVASAADELRVTVSGPQSELVPTDGSNLALRAARALADRTGVSDGVHLHLHKGVPVAGGMAGGSADAAAALLACDAFWGTGLGREELHELAADLGSDVPFLLMGQTAVGAGRGDLLTAALSRGEYHWAFGVRDEGLATPRVFEEFDALGGGHPGPEPDADVTLLQALRAGDAPAVGALLHNDLQDAAVELAPGLVETLAVAEDAGALGVVVSGSGPTVAALARSRQHALVIAAAMTAAGVADSVLTASGPVPGARVVAGSDVL, from the coding sequence GTGACCGACCTGCGCCTCGCCCCCCGCACCGGCCGTGAGGTCCGCGTGCGGGCGCCGGGCAAGGTCAACCTCTCGCTCCGGGTCGGCCCGCGCCGGCCGGACGGGTACCACCCGCTGTCGACCGTGTTCCAGGCCGTCTCGGTCTACGAGGACGTGGTCGCGAGCGCCGCCGACGAGCTGCGCGTCACGGTCTCCGGGCCGCAGTCGGAGCTGGTGCCCACGGACGGCAGCAACCTGGCGCTGCGGGCGGCGCGTGCCCTGGCCGACCGCACCGGCGTCTCCGACGGGGTGCACCTGCACCTGCACAAGGGCGTCCCGGTCGCCGGCGGCATGGCCGGGGGCTCCGCCGACGCGGCTGCCGCGCTGCTGGCGTGCGACGCGTTCTGGGGCACGGGCCTCGGACGGGAGGAGCTGCACGAGCTCGCCGCCGACCTCGGCTCCGACGTGCCGTTCCTGCTCATGGGCCAGACCGCCGTCGGGGCGGGCCGGGGCGACCTGCTGACCGCCGCCCTCAGCCGCGGGGAGTACCACTGGGCGTTCGGCGTCCGGGACGAGGGGCTCGCGACGCCGCGCGTGTTCGAGGAGTTCGACGCGCTCGGCGGCGGCCACCCGGGGCCGGAGCCCGACGCCGACGTCACGCTGCTGCAGGCGCTGCGGGCGGGGGACGCGCCGGCGGTCGGCGCCCTGCTGCACAACGACCTGCAGGACGCGGCCGTGGAGCTCGCGCCCGGCCTCGTGGAGACCCTCGCCGTCGCCGAGGACGCCGGGGCGCTCGGCGTGGTCGTCTCCGGGTCCGGCCCGACGGTCGCGGCGCTGGCCCGCAGCCGGCAGCACGCGCTCGTGATCGCCGCGGCGATGACCGCCGCCGGGGTCGCCGACTCGGTGCTCACCGCCTCCGGCCCCGTGCCCGGGGCGCGGGTGGTCGCCGGGTCCGACGTGCTCTGA
- a CDS encoding TetR family transcriptional regulator, translating to MPETTATTAPTDGPGGPGGPGGARRGTARTAVARRDPEGTRREILEAAIEEFSTHGLMGGRVDAIAERTRSTKRMIYYYFRSKEQLYAEALLESYRRIRATEVGLHLDERDPAEALRLLVRSNVQHHEQNPAFVRLVVFENLLEAGAIHLMSDEVRAANRSAVTIIEDILRRGREQGVFRAGPDAPTALDVQEVISGLAFQRVSNRSTFRELFGRDMLGEQESVHVRAMIEDVVLRFVLADPADAA from the coding sequence ATGCCCGAGACGACCGCGACCACCGCGCCCACCGACGGCCCCGGCGGCCCCGGCGGCCCCGGCGGCGCCCGCCGCGGCACGGCGCGCACCGCCGTGGCACGCCGCGACCCCGAGGGCACCCGCCGCGAGATCCTCGAGGCGGCCATCGAGGAGTTCTCGACGCACGGCCTGATGGGCGGGCGGGTGGACGCCATCGCGGAGCGCACCCGCTCCACGAAGCGGATGATCTACTACTACTTCCGCAGCAAGGAGCAGCTCTACGCCGAGGCGCTCCTCGAGTCCTACCGGCGCATCCGGGCCACGGAGGTCGGGCTGCACCTCGACGAGCGGGACCCGGCCGAGGCGCTGCGGCTGCTGGTCCGCTCGAACGTGCAGCACCACGAGCAGAACCCGGCGTTCGTGCGGCTGGTGGTGTTCGAGAACCTGCTCGAGGCCGGGGCGATCCACCTGATGTCCGACGAGGTGCGTGCCGCGAACCGCTCGGCGGTGACGATCATCGAGGACATCCTGCGGCGCGGGCGCGAGCAGGGCGTGTTCCGGGCGGGACCGGACGCCCCGACGGCGCTCGACGTGCAGGAGGTCATCTCGGGCCTGGCGTTCCAGCGCGTGTCGAACCGCTCGACGTTCCGGGAGCTGTTCGGCCGGGACATGCTGGGCGAGCAGGAGTCGGTGCACGTCCGGGCGATGATCGAGGACGTGGTGCTGCGCTTCGTGCTGGCGGACCCGGCGGACGCCGCCTGA
- a CDS encoding rRNA adenine dimethyltransferase family protein: MSSSNGPVAPAAGPLLGPAEIRALAERAGIRPTKTLGQNFVLDGGTVRKIVRQADVVAGERVVEVGPGLGSLTLGLLEAGADVVAVEIDPVLAGLLPETVRRHVPGAAVDVVDLSDVGPDAGADVRPDGHPAPPAGPAPAPSLTVVRGDALDVRALPGRPPTALVANLPYNVSVPVLLTFLERFPTLERVLVMVQAEVADRLAAPPGSRTYGVPSAKAAWYASARRTATVGRTVFWPVPNVDSALVRLDRREPPPTSATREQVFAVVDAAFAQRRKMLRSALAPLAGGSGPAVAALAAAGVDPQARGEALDVAALARVAEHLPGV, translated from the coding sequence ATGTCCTCCAGCAACGGCCCCGTCGCTCCTGCGGCGGGGCCGTTGCTCGGTCCCGCGGAGATCCGCGCCCTCGCCGAGCGGGCGGGGATCCGGCCGACGAAGACCCTCGGGCAGAACTTCGTGCTCGACGGCGGCACGGTGCGCAAGATCGTGCGGCAGGCCGACGTGGTCGCGGGCGAGCGGGTCGTCGAGGTCGGCCCGGGTCTCGGCTCGCTGACGCTGGGCCTGCTGGAGGCCGGCGCGGACGTCGTCGCCGTGGAGATCGACCCGGTGCTCGCGGGCCTGCTGCCGGAGACGGTCCGGCGGCACGTCCCCGGCGCGGCCGTGGACGTCGTGGACCTCTCCGACGTCGGCCCGGACGCCGGCGCGGACGTCCGCCCCGACGGACACCCGGCGCCCCCCGCCGGTCCCGCCCCCGCCCCCTCGCTGACGGTCGTCCGCGGTGACGCCCTCGACGTCCGGGCGCTGCCGGGCCGCCCGCCCACCGCGCTGGTCGCCAACCTGCCGTACAACGTGTCCGTGCCGGTGCTGCTGACGTTCCTCGAGCGGTTCCCGACCCTGGAGCGCGTCCTGGTGATGGTGCAGGCCGAGGTCGCGGACCGGCTCGCCGCCCCGCCGGGCAGCCGCACCTACGGGGTGCCGTCGGCCAAGGCCGCCTGGTACGCCTCCGCGCGCCGCACCGCGACCGTGGGGCGCACGGTGTTCTGGCCGGTGCCCAACGTCGACTCCGCGCTGGTGCGCCTGGACCGGCGCGAGCCCCCGCCGACGTCCGCCACCCGCGAGCAGGTGTTCGCCGTCGTGGACGCGGCGTTCGCGCAGCGGCGCAAGATGCTGCGCTCCGCGCTCGCACCGCTCGCCGGGGGGTCGGGGCCCGCGGTCGCGGCCCTCGCGGCGGCGGGGGTCGACCCGCAGGCGCGCGGCGAGGCCCTGGACGTGGCCGCCCTCGCGCGCGTCGCCGAGCACCTGCCCGGCGTCTGA
- a CDS encoding aminotransferase class I/II-fold pyridoxal phosphate-dependent enzyme, whose protein sequence is MEFRRIPGLPPYVFTIIDTLKVEARRAGRDVVDLGFGNPDLPSPQLAVDKLAEAAQNTRNHRYSASRGIPKLRQAVADHYLRRFGVTLDPETEVISTIGAKEGFSHLMWVLLQPGDAALVPTPSYPIHIWGPYFAGADARQVPIGDGTDGAGYVDRVMEAWDLGWPKPRVVVLSFPHNPTTTTVELHDLQRLVDWARERDVVLVHDLAYADMSFDGWTPPSIMQCVGATEVAVELYSMTKSYSMAGWRVAFLVGRRDVVGALAKLKSYLDYGTFQPIQIAATVTLNEATEYPAELSAVYESRRNALVDGLSRIGWDILRPRGTMFAWARIPEPYRDLGSIEFAELLVRECDVAVSPGVGFGPGGDGHVRFALIENEQRIAQAVRGLRRGLTRL, encoded by the coding sequence ATGGAGTTCCGACGCATCCCGGGCCTGCCGCCGTACGTGTTCACGATCATCGACACGCTCAAGGTCGAGGCGCGGCGCGCCGGCCGGGACGTGGTGGACCTGGGCTTCGGCAACCCCGACCTGCCGAGCCCGCAGCTCGCGGTCGACAAGCTCGCCGAGGCGGCGCAGAACACCCGCAACCACCGGTACTCCGCGTCCCGCGGCATCCCCAAGCTCCGCCAGGCGGTCGCCGACCACTACCTGCGCCGGTTCGGCGTGACCCTCGACCCGGAGACCGAGGTGATCTCGACCATCGGGGCCAAGGAGGGGTTCAGCCACCTCATGTGGGTGCTGCTGCAGCCCGGCGACGCGGCGCTGGTGCCGACCCCGTCGTACCCCATCCACATCTGGGGCCCGTACTTCGCCGGCGCCGACGCCCGCCAGGTGCCGATCGGTGACGGCACGGACGGCGCCGGCTACGTGGACCGCGTGATGGAGGCGTGGGACCTCGGCTGGCCGAAGCCGCGGGTCGTCGTCCTGTCCTTCCCGCACAACCCGACCACCACCACCGTCGAGCTGCACGACCTGCAGCGGCTCGTCGACTGGGCGCGGGAGCGGGACGTCGTCCTCGTGCACGACCTCGCGTACGCCGACATGAGCTTCGACGGCTGGACGCCGCCGTCGATCATGCAGTGCGTCGGCGCCACGGAGGTCGCGGTCGAGCTGTACTCGATGACCAAGTCCTACTCCATGGCCGGGTGGCGGGTGGCGTTCCTCGTCGGGCGGCGCGACGTGGTGGGCGCGCTCGCGAAGCTCAAGTCGTACCTGGACTACGGCACGTTCCAGCCCATCCAGATCGCCGCGACCGTCACGCTCAACGAGGCGACGGAGTACCCGGCGGAGCTGTCCGCCGTCTACGAGAGCCGCCGCAACGCCCTCGTCGACGGCCTGTCCCGGATCGGGTGGGACATCCTGCGGCCGCGCGGGACCATGTTCGCCTGGGCGCGGATCCCCGAGCCGTACCGGGACCTCGGGTCGATCGAGTTCGCCGAGCTGCTCGTGCGCGAGTGCGACGTCGCCGTCTCGCCGGGAGTCGGGTTCGGCCCGGGCGGCGACGGGCACGTGCGGTTCGCGCTCATCGAGAACGAGCAGCGGATCGCCCAGGCGGTGCGCGGGCTGCGCCGGGGGCTCACCCGGCTCTGA
- a CDS encoding acyl-CoA dehydrogenase family protein, protein MLDHKPATDEEFQQYLREIRELAEGPFDEMQKEIEHTNVFPDEFFELGKKHNLYRFYLPEQYGGWGLTTKQIFQVQEEFSRGPGGMRMHLHHAAGLNWRIMDDFGQEELKTWAMPRFADKTLYINFALTEAEAGSGADIKTSAVRDGDDWVINGEKTLISHTDCSDGTYLITLTNPEADKDHRLTAFFVPTDTPGYEIVEMEHMMGCRGAGHAGLRFTDCRVPDRYRLGEVGEGYHVAMFSLGLSRAHIADSNLGMAQRMLEISVARAKDRVTFGKVLASRQEIQHMIAESGTHIYALRQMVHDTADRYDRGEEADTHAAMCKLFSIRTVKLVSDNMLEILGGIGYFENCEYGPVERLYRDCRAMWLEEGPPTVQRITAARGLIATGGDTF, encoded by the coding sequence GTGCTCGACCACAAGCCCGCCACCGACGAGGAGTTCCAGCAGTACCTGCGCGAGATCCGCGAGCTGGCCGAGGGCCCGTTCGACGAGATGCAGAAGGAGATCGAGCACACCAACGTCTTCCCGGACGAGTTCTTCGAGCTCGGCAAGAAGCACAACCTCTACCGGTTCTACCTGCCGGAGCAGTACGGCGGCTGGGGCCTGACGACCAAGCAGATCTTCCAGGTCCAGGAGGAGTTCTCCCGCGGGCCCGGCGGCATGCGGATGCACCTGCACCACGCGGCCGGCCTCAACTGGCGGATCATGGACGACTTCGGCCAGGAGGAGCTCAAGACCTGGGCGATGCCGCGGTTCGCGGACAAGACGCTGTACATCAACTTCGCGCTCACCGAGGCCGAGGCCGGCTCCGGCGCCGACATCAAGACCTCCGCGGTGCGCGACGGCGACGACTGGGTCATCAACGGCGAGAAGACCCTCATCTCCCACACCGACTGCTCCGACGGCACCTACCTCATCACGCTCACGAACCCCGAGGCCGACAAGGACCACCGCCTCACCGCGTTCTTCGTCCCGACCGACACCCCCGGGTACGAGATCGTCGAGATGGAGCACATGATGGGCTGCCGCGGCGCCGGTCACGCCGGCCTGCGGTTCACCGACTGCCGCGTGCCCGACAGGTACCGCCTCGGCGAGGTCGGCGAGGGCTACCACGTCGCGATGTTCTCGCTCGGCCTGTCCCGCGCCCACATCGCCGACTCCAACCTCGGCATGGCCCAGCGGATGCTCGAGATCTCCGTCGCCCGCGCCAAGGACCGCGTCACGTTCGGCAAGGTGCTGGCCAGCCGCCAGGAGATCCAGCACATGATCGCCGAGTCCGGCACGCACATCTACGCGCTGCGCCAGATGGTCCACGACACCGCCGACCGCTACGACCGCGGCGAGGAGGCCGACACCCACGCGGCCATGTGCAAGCTGTTCTCGATCCGCACCGTCAAGCTCGTCTCGGACAACATGCTCGAGATCCTCGGCGGCATCGGCTACTTCGAGAACTGCGAGTACGGACCCGTCGAGCGCCTGTACCGCGACTGCCGCGCGATGTGGCTCGAGGAGGGCCCTCCCACGGTCCAGCGCATCACCGCGGCGCGCGGGCTGATCGCCACCGGCGGCGACACCTTCTGA
- the shiA gene encoding shikimate transporter, translating to MTALGTTGLPADVTPRQARRAAVSAFVGAVIEWYDFLIFGLVAATVFNKHFYAFDSPTMNLLASFATLGIGFLFRPLGGLFFGRMGDRVGQKRVLIVTMTVMGACTGLVGFLPTFDQIGWWSPVLLTLLRSVQGFAVGGEWGGAALLAVRHAPAGRRAFYSSGVQIGYAVGLVTASTAVSGMSYLTGDQFEVWGWRVPFWSSIVLIAVGLWIRSGVVERPKEPQAASSAAAGGVRAAIRQNPRAFLEIIGLRLVELLTMYIVTTFAVAYADTHLGMPREQLVNVAALVGALGIVSIPAFAYLSDRGGWRRNYVVGSLVAAVCAFPFFFALESRSIVAIAIVAILLINVAHDMAVSVQQPLITQMFGAAHQNTGAGVGYQVASAVAGGFTPFLATAMLEAAHGRWWPVATYLLVGSLVSAAVAAFAVRQPAAA from the coding sequence ATGACCGCGCTCGGAACGACGGGCCTGCCGGCCGACGTCACCCCCCGCCAGGCCCGTCGCGCCGCTGTCAGCGCGTTCGTCGGTGCCGTCATCGAGTGGTACGACTTCCTGATCTTCGGGCTGGTCGCCGCCACGGTCTTCAACAAGCACTTCTACGCCTTCGACAGCCCGACCATGAACCTGCTGGCGTCGTTCGCGACGCTCGGCATCGGGTTCCTGTTCCGGCCGCTGGGCGGGCTGTTCTTCGGGCGCATGGGCGACCGGGTCGGCCAGAAGCGCGTGCTGATCGTGACGATGACCGTCATGGGCGCGTGCACCGGGCTCGTCGGGTTCCTGCCGACGTTCGACCAGATCGGCTGGTGGTCGCCGGTGCTGCTCACCCTGCTGCGGTCCGTGCAGGGGTTCGCGGTCGGCGGCGAGTGGGGCGGGGCCGCCCTGCTCGCCGTCCGGCACGCCCCCGCGGGCCGGCGGGCGTTCTACTCCTCGGGCGTGCAGATCGGCTACGCCGTCGGCCTCGTCACCGCCTCGACCGCCGTCTCCGGCATGAGCTACCTCACCGGCGACCAGTTCGAGGTGTGGGGCTGGCGGGTGCCGTTCTGGTCCTCGATCGTGCTGATCGCGGTCGGGCTGTGGATCCGGTCGGGCGTCGTCGAGCGCCCCAAGGAGCCGCAGGCGGCGAGCTCCGCGGCGGCGGGCGGCGTGCGGGCGGCGATCCGGCAGAACCCCCGGGCGTTCCTCGAGATCATCGGCCTGCGGCTCGTCGAGCTGCTCACGATGTACATCGTCACGACGTTCGCGGTGGCGTACGCCGACACGCACCTGGGGATGCCGCGCGAGCAGCTCGTCAACGTCGCGGCGCTGGTGGGCGCGCTCGGCATCGTGTCGATCCCGGCGTTCGCGTACCTGTCCGACCGGGGCGGCTGGCGGCGCAACTACGTGGTCGGCTCGCTGGTCGCCGCGGTGTGCGCGTTCCCGTTCTTCTTCGCCCTGGAGTCCCGGTCGATCGTCGCGATCGCGATCGTGGCGATCCTGCTCATCAACGTCGCCCACGACATGGCGGTCTCGGTGCAGCAGCCGCTCATCACCCAGATGTTCGGCGCCGCGCACCAGAACACCGGGGCCGGGGTCGGCTACCAGGTGGCCTCGGCCGTCGCCGGCGGCTTCACGCCGTTCCTGGCCACGGCCATGCTCGAGGCGGCGCACGGGCGGTGGTGGCCGGTGGCGACCTACCTGCTCGTCGGGTCGCTCGTCTCCGCCGCGGTCGCGGCGTTCGCGGTCCGGCAGCCGGCCGCGGCCTGA
- a CDS encoding MFS transporter, with translation MKNRYAPTAGSVYLYFFLYGMAVIIMSQNSAHLQEQWGSTEGNVLMAISGIGIGKIIGPSFAGFLSDRVGRRFMVLTSLGMYTLFMVGMLVSPTWQVGFALAVWFGLANAIMDVGTYPTLMESYPDKAGSANMLVKAAIAAGQLVLPLIITWLAASGHFWGLPFIGAAVVLVVVFVVMLRVPFPDYKALAAEQKARIEANAESAGDTGAKLGVEGIALVLFGFTATSMFWLAQNSLPSAGQYMAGMSEGSARGLISWYAIGSFAGVFITASLVAKKFRPVTFLIVNPVAAALAYLLMVTVQNATLYPFLAFAIGYFAAGGLFQLTVVVLAEFFPVRKGVVTSMIGLASGLAAFVLPYLSGWLVDGAATKASGYTNVVWVGLVVSVASVLLGVLVLMRHRRVFPRSVAAESRPAVVAA, from the coding sequence ATGAAGAACCGCTACGCCCCCACCGCGGGGTCCGTGTACCTGTACTTCTTCCTCTACGGCATGGCCGTCATCATCATGTCCCAGAACTCCGCGCACCTGCAGGAGCAGTGGGGCTCGACCGAGGGCAACGTGCTGATGGCCATCTCCGGCATCGGCATCGGCAAGATCATCGGCCCGTCGTTCGCCGGGTTCCTGTCCGACCGCGTCGGCCGCCGCTTCATGGTGCTGACGTCGCTCGGCATGTACACGCTGTTCATGGTGGGCATGCTCGTCAGCCCGACGTGGCAGGTCGGCTTCGCGCTCGCCGTCTGGTTCGGCCTCGCCAACGCGATCATGGACGTCGGCACCTACCCGACGCTCATGGAGTCCTACCCGGACAAGGCCGGCTCCGCGAACATGCTCGTCAAGGCCGCCATCGCCGCCGGTCAGCTCGTGCTGCCGCTCATCATCACGTGGCTCGCCGCCTCCGGGCACTTCTGGGGCCTGCCGTTCATCGGGGCGGCCGTCGTGCTCGTCGTGGTGTTCGTCGTCATGCTGCGCGTGCCGTTCCCGGACTACAAGGCGCTGGCCGCCGAGCAGAAGGCCCGCATCGAGGCCAACGCCGAGAGCGCCGGCGACACCGGGGCCAAGCTCGGCGTCGAGGGCATCGCGCTCGTCCTGTTCGGCTTCACCGCGACGTCGATGTTCTGGCTCGCGCAGAACTCGCTGCCGTCCGCCGGGCAGTACATGGCCGGCATGAGCGAGGGCTCCGCCCGCGGCCTCATCTCCTGGTACGCCATCGGGTCGTTCGCGGGCGTGTTCATCACCGCGAGCCTGGTCGCCAAGAAGTTCCGCCCGGTGACGTTCCTCATCGTCAACCCGGTGGCGGCGGCGCTCGCGTACCTGCTGATGGTCACGGTGCAGAACGCCACGCTGTACCCGTTCCTCGCGTTCGCCATCGGCTACTTCGCCGCCGGCGGCCTGTTCCAGCTGACCGTCGTCGTGCTGGCCGAGTTCTTCCCGGTCCGCAAGGGCGTCGTCACCTCGATGATCGGCCTCGCGTCCGGCCTCGCCGCCTTCGTGCTGCCGTACCTGTCCGGCTGGCTCGTCGACGGCGCCGCCACCAAGGCGTCCGGCTACACGAACGTCGTGTGGGTCGGCCTCGTCGTCTCGGTAGCCTCGGTCCTGCTCGGCGTCCTGGTGCTGATGCGGCACCGCCGGGTGTTCCCCCGGTCCGTGGCCGCCGAGTCCCGTCCCGCGGTCGTCGCCGCCTGA